In Paenibacillus ihbetae, the following are encoded in one genomic region:
- a CDS encoding aspartyl-phosphate phosphatase Spo0E family protein → MKTKDGMKFDIERERNKLHKMKQRYRDFNHPKVLEQSAVLDELINQYNRFLREDKPIA, encoded by the coding sequence ATGAAAACGAAGGACGGCATGAAATTTGATATCGAGAGAGAGAGGAACAAGCTTCATAAGATGAAGCAGCGATATCGCGATTTTAATCATCCCAAGGTCCTCGAGCAATCGGCGGTGCTGGACGAGCTGATCAATCAATATAACCGCTTCCTTCGGGAGGACAAGCCGATTGCATAA
- a CDS encoding extracellular solute-binding protein produces the protein MKTMNNKPGKSLVKTASLLLLASSLLLGACGGGSGGTASGSDGGKDSKEPTSITIQTLNYATEFIDNTNPLWKELEKRTNTKLNITWLSPSTAEEKINVMLASGDLPEVTFVESMMQNPQLQKMLKQGVFWDLTPFLKDYPNLNREELKEMWEITKVDGKNMVIPRYYPSYGGGVFPMIRKDWLDALGLETPKTLDEFYNVLKAFKEQDPNGNGQADEIPYAANPGALAYIYNIFNETQGGWKLEPDNTLSPIITSDASREAMLWIKKAYDDGLFPKDFAIMKFSQVMDTMRSAKAGVGGMSMNHAWVTGKAVRDVDPKADLMPLAYLENANGVKYTPSGSPYYGVYLIPKKVPEAKVKKILEFFDYGYSVEGNEMLTYGLEGVHYNVENGKKAATPQAAIDKTGDGNLNNMIHLVSDDMAISAVGMPDEVYQRNVEIVTERKTVKVPNPSGELYSEAYNKYYPEISKKVDDMRVMVITGKEPIEAYDQLIETIKNDPKMAEITEEMTKAYQEKYMK, from the coding sequence ATGAAAACAATGAACAACAAACCCGGAAAATCGCTTGTTAAGACGGCAAGCCTGCTGCTTTTGGCCAGCTCGCTCCTGCTCGGTGCATGCGGCGGCGGCTCTGGAGGCACAGCCAGCGGCAGTGATGGAGGAAAGGATAGCAAGGAGCCGACAAGCATCACGATTCAGACCCTGAACTATGCGACTGAATTCATTGATAACACGAACCCCCTCTGGAAGGAGCTGGAGAAGCGAACCAACACGAAGCTGAACATCACCTGGCTGTCCCCTTCCACGGCGGAGGAGAAAATTAACGTCATGCTTGCATCCGGCGACTTACCGGAGGTTACGTTCGTTGAATCGATGATGCAGAACCCGCAGCTGCAAAAAATGCTGAAGCAAGGGGTGTTCTGGGATTTGACCCCGTTCCTTAAGGATTATCCGAACTTAAACCGCGAAGAGCTGAAGGAAATGTGGGAGATCACCAAGGTGGACGGCAAGAACATGGTTATTCCGCGCTACTATCCGAGCTACGGCGGCGGCGTGTTCCCGATGATCCGCAAGGATTGGCTGGATGCGCTGGGCCTCGAAACGCCAAAGACGCTTGACGAGTTCTATAACGTGCTGAAGGCCTTTAAGGAGCAGGACCCGAACGGGAACGGCCAGGCGGATGAAATTCCGTATGCGGCCAATCCGGGCGCGCTCGCTTATATTTATAATATTTTCAACGAGACGCAAGGGGGCTGGAAGCTGGAGCCGGACAATACGCTGTCTCCGATCATCACGTCGGATGCGTCGCGGGAGGCTATGCTATGGATCAAGAAGGCTTATGACGATGGCCTGTTCCCTAAGGACTTCGCCATCATGAAGTTCTCGCAGGTTATGGATACGATGCGCAGTGCCAAGGCCGGAGTCGGCGGCATGTCCATGAACCATGCCTGGGTAACCGGCAAAGCCGTAAGGGACGTGGATCCGAAGGCGGATCTCATGCCGCTGGCTTATCTGGAAAATGCGAATGGAGTGAAATACACCCCGTCAGGTTCTCCATATTATGGCGTGTATCTGATTCCGAAGAAGGTTCCTGAAGCCAAGGTGAAGAAAATTCTGGAGTTCTTTGACTACGGCTACAGCGTGGAAGGCAACGAGATGCTGACGTATGGCCTTGAGGGCGTTCATTATAATGTAGAGAACGGCAAGAAGGCGGCGACGCCGCAAGCGGCGATCGATAAGACGGGAGACGGAAACCTGAACAATATGATTCATCTGGTGAGCGACGATATGGCGATCAGCGCCGTGGGGATGCCGGATGAAGTATATCAGCGCAACGTGGAGATCGTAACGGAACGCAAGACGGTCAAGGTGCCGAATCCTTCGGGAGAGCTGTATTCGGAGGCGTATAATAAATACTATCCGGAGATCTCCAAGAAAGTGGATGACATGCGGGTCATGGTCATTACGGGCAAGGAACCGATTGAAGCGTATGATCAGTTGATCGAAACGATCAAGAATGATCCGAAGATGGCGGAAATTACAGAAGAGATGACCAAGGCGTACCAGGAGAAGTACATGAAATAA
- a CDS encoding carbohydrate ABC transporter permease has product MHEKGWKTRLFSLVNNGLLLVVGLATIFPIYYTVILSFTDPVEYYQRSLILWPRVWTLDAYKHLLSNGLFVSSISVSVFLATIGTLLSLLVTGGMAYALSRKRLRFRKAMMIMVLITFLFTPGLVPLYLVVRNLGLIDSIWSLILPSLTSAWYVLLMKGFFDSIPVSLEEAAMIDGSNDIGVFWRIILPLSLPALVAFGLFFAVGYWNTYFNALMFINDQKMWPLQVLLQNMLVDPTTMGSGNGGGFAFQVNRQVPTETLKMAAVVIATVPIMLVYPFLQKHFAKGAMVGSVKE; this is encoded by the coding sequence ATGCATGAGAAAGGATGGAAGACGCGGCTCTTTAGCCTCGTAAATAACGGACTGCTGCTGGTCGTCGGTCTGGCAACGATATTTCCCATTTACTATACCGTGATTCTTTCGTTTACGGATCCGGTGGAGTATTATCAACGAAGCCTGATTTTATGGCCGCGGGTCTGGACCCTGGATGCATACAAGCATTTGCTGTCGAACGGACTATTTGTCAGCTCGATATCCGTGAGCGTATTTCTGGCCACGATCGGCACGCTGCTCAGCCTGCTCGTTACGGGCGGGATGGCATATGCGTTGTCCCGTAAGCGCCTGCGGTTCCGCAAAGCGATGATGATTATGGTGCTGATCACCTTTCTCTTTACGCCAGGGCTCGTTCCGCTCTACCTGGTCGTCCGTAATCTGGGACTGATCGACAGCATCTGGTCGCTCATATTGCCGAGCTTGACCAGTGCATGGTATGTCCTGCTCATGAAGGGCTTCTTCGACAGCATTCCGGTCAGTCTGGAGGAGGCCGCCATGATCGACGGCTCCAATGATATCGGCGTGTTCTGGCGCATCATTCTGCCATTGTCCTTGCCGGCCCTCGTCGCCTTCGGGTTATTCTTCGCGGTCGGGTATTGGAATACATACTTTAACGCGCTGATGTTCATTAACGACCAGAAGATGTGGCCGCTGCAGGTGCTGCTGCAAAATATGCTCGTTGATCCGACAACGATGGGATCAGGCAATGGCGGCGGGTTTGCGTTCCAAGTGAACCGGCAGGTCCCGACCGAAACGTTGAAGATGGCGGCGGTCGTTATTGCAACCGTGCCGATCATGCTGGTGTACCCATTCCTGCAGAAGCACTTCGCCAAAGGGGCGATGGTGGGCTCCGTCAAGGAATGA
- a CDS encoding ABC transporter permease — MKELETVQIEPKNRRASKKASASGKSKTKRGRLWADMARDKYLYVLALPGLIFFIIFKYIPITNLVIAFQEYSPYFGVLGSPWVGFEHFIRFFSNNDFWMLLRNTLAISFLSLIFFFPAPIILALMLNEVRSSLYKRTIQSLVYIPHFLSWVLIYGLTYLMFSQSEGLFNKWFMSMNWETVDILSDPNYFWAMLTAQSIWKEVGWGTIIFLAAIAGVDPQLYEAAVMDGAGRFRRMWHVTLPAMRNVIMILLILRLGTILDTGFEQIYLMMNAPVTHVAEVFDTYVYRVGIRQGEFSYSTAIGLFKSIVGVIMVVTANRLARRYGQESLY; from the coding sequence ATGAAAGAACTGGAGACCGTTCAGATCGAACCGAAGAATAGGAGAGCGAGCAAAAAAGCCTCCGCCTCCGGGAAGTCCAAAACGAAGCGGGGACGGCTGTGGGCGGACATGGCGCGCGATAAATATTTGTATGTGCTGGCCTTGCCGGGCCTAATCTTTTTTATCATTTTCAAATATATTCCGATTACAAATCTCGTCATTGCCTTCCAGGAGTATTCGCCGTACTTCGGGGTGCTGGGGAGCCCTTGGGTAGGCTTTGAGCATTTCATCCGCTTTTTCTCCAACAATGATTTCTGGATGCTGCTGCGCAATACGCTCGCGATTAGCTTTCTGAGCTTGATTTTCTTCTTCCCGGCGCCGATTATACTAGCTTTGATGCTGAATGAGGTTCGGAGCTCCCTTTATAAACGTACGATTCAATCGCTAGTGTATATTCCGCACTTTTTGTCCTGGGTGCTGATCTATGGCCTGACTTATCTGATGTTCTCGCAGTCCGAGGGCTTGTTCAACAAGTGGTTCATGTCCATGAACTGGGAGACGGTCGATATTCTCTCCGATCCGAATTACTTCTGGGCCATGCTTACGGCACAGTCCATTTGGAAAGAGGTCGGGTGGGGGACGATTATTTTCCTTGCGGCCATCGCCGGCGTTGATCCTCAGCTGTATGAAGCGGCCGTCATGGACGGCGCGGGGCGCTTCAGGCGGATGTGGCATGTTACGCTGCCCGCCATGCGCAATGTGATTATGATCCTGCTCATCCTTCGTCTGGGAACGATCCTCGATACGGGATTCGAGCAGATTTACCTGATGATGAATGCGCCTGTCACCCATGTGGCCGAAGTATTCGACACGTATGTTTACCGAGTGGGGATCCGGCAGGGAGAGTTCAGCTACAGCACGGCTATCGGATTATTTAAATCGATCGTCGGCGTCATTATGGTCGTCACCGCCAACCGATTGGCCAGACGATACGGCCAGGAAAGCCTGTACTAG
- a CDS encoding helix-turn-helix domain-containing protein: MRARNLETDFKGIMYWRSIALAVLLTCLPISAITAVYLYVGNQHMINQYQQRNEETLVDAARQVDEQFTQLVQYALNMVVKPHFKPSLSDMDFVSNIEETDELFNTLNLVENADPLVDQVYLYIKKQNKIMEPDLGLRSLDREKDAASFKGLMDGDADMFWVHDLERPFNKGGSTHALVMRLPFNGHTPYGAIVIYIDPSKLHVIRNSENVSFLLDDQGHVIGESGMSSQMPEAMQAIREQLMLRGSEGAQTSNQLRMQVRIPQDVLLVNTVQFEKMQQQWTYVSGTPQSAIIAPTKPYTHIILICFAFALAASLAISWYASKSMYRPIRKMLHMIGGDKAKPGARYNELDYIENEWKQYRFSHSTLQSQWSQSLPAIREAYINQFLSGQAAHLSESEYAAKLQEMELDITGKQFAAIVLQQHTHGEDRIPLTENDQHLLTYAALNVIRELAEDLKAYVHPINFFDGSFGVILIVPASSNPNDGRADIKSLCDQIMRALRDTLRMTGTLVLGGPSRKWTDVPHLLEQAKRALHYRSFDAGSQVLEAETVLSQKNDWVDFPLELEQEFIHALNLGLGDNARRSLSRFVTALQAGGGSEWHVHHGLMRLLTSVHRSMLQAGLNPYQVYDFSNLQEQLSLLRDSRACVDWFQREIIEPYLDQLTKNFNSSMKSLVEHVLEQIEQNGMQDLSLDTIAMEAGVSVSQLSKAFKQMTGTNYMDYLTTVRMNRCKELLLTTDLRIHEIAEAAGYQPSYFNRMFKKLEGVTPGQYRQQGSAD, from the coding sequence ATGAGGGCAAGAAATCTTGAAACCGATTTCAAAGGAATTATGTATTGGAGAAGCATAGCGCTTGCCGTGCTTCTGACATGCCTTCCCATCTCGGCTATCACGGCTGTTTATCTGTACGTGGGCAATCAGCATATGATCAATCAATATCAGCAGCGGAACGAGGAAACTCTGGTCGATGCTGCGAGGCAAGTGGACGAGCAGTTCACCCAGCTGGTCCAATACGCCCTCAATATGGTGGTGAAGCCCCATTTCAAGCCTTCCTTGTCCGATATGGACTTCGTATCGAATATCGAGGAGACGGACGAGCTGTTCAATACGTTAAACCTGGTGGAGAATGCCGACCCTCTTGTAGACCAGGTATACCTCTATATCAAAAAGCAAAACAAAATCATGGAGCCTGATCTCGGTCTCCGATCGCTGGATCGTGAGAAGGATGCGGCCAGCTTCAAGGGCCTGATGGACGGGGATGCCGATATGTTCTGGGTACATGATCTTGAGCGTCCTTTCAATAAAGGCGGCTCCACCCATGCGCTCGTGATGAGGCTTCCGTTTAACGGCCATACGCCGTACGGGGCCATCGTCATTTACATTGACCCGTCGAAGCTGCACGTTATCCGAAATAGCGAGAACGTATCCTTCCTTCTGGATGACCAGGGCCATGTGATCGGGGAATCCGGGATGAGCAGCCAAATGCCGGAGGCGATGCAAGCAATCCGGGAGCAGCTGATGCTGCGCGGGAGCGAAGGCGCCCAGACCTCCAATCAGCTGCGGATGCAGGTTCGGATCCCTCAGGATGTATTGCTTGTAAATACCGTTCAATTTGAAAAGATGCAGCAGCAATGGACCTATGTATCCGGTACGCCTCAATCGGCAATCATCGCGCCGACAAAGCCGTATACGCATATCATTCTGATCTGCTTTGCCTTTGCGCTTGCGGCTTCCTTGGCAATAAGCTGGTATGCCTCCAAGAGCATGTACCGTCCGATCCGGAAGATGCTCCATATGATCGGCGGCGATAAAGCCAAGCCTGGCGCAAGGTATAACGAGCTCGATTACATAGAGAATGAGTGGAAGCAGTACCGGTTCTCCCATTCCACGCTGCAGAGCCAGTGGAGCCAATCGCTGCCGGCGATTCGCGAGGCTTATATCAATCAGTTCCTGAGCGGACAGGCGGCTCATCTGTCCGAGAGCGAATATGCGGCAAAGCTGCAGGAAATGGAGCTCGATATTACCGGTAAACAGTTTGCCGCCATCGTCCTTCAGCAGCATACGCACGGCGAAGACCGGATTCCGTTAACGGAAAATGACCAGCATCTCCTTACCTACGCCGCACTGAATGTCATTCGAGAGCTGGCGGAGGATTTGAAGGCCTACGTCCACCCGATCAACTTCTTCGACGGCTCCTTCGGCGTCATCCTGATCGTTCCGGCCTCCTCCAATCCAAACGACGGCCGCGCCGACATTAAATCATTGTGCGATCAGATCATGCGCGCCTTGCGGGATACGCTGCGCATGACGGGAACCCTTGTGCTAGGAGGGCCGAGCCGGAAATGGACCGATGTCCCCCATCTGTTGGAGCAGGCCAAGCGGGCGCTGCATTACCGCTCCTTCGATGCCGGCAGTCAGGTGCTTGAGGCCGAAACGGTGCTGTCCCAGAAAAATGACTGGGTCGACTTTCCGCTGGAGCTGGAGCAGGAGTTTATTCACGCCTTGAATCTGGGGCTGGGCGACAATGCGCGGCGCTCCCTAAGCCGGTTCGTCACGGCCCTTCAGGCGGGAGGCGGCTCGGAGTGGCATGTCCATCATGGGCTGATGAGGCTGCTGACCAGCGTTCACCGCTCCATGCTGCAGGCCGGGCTGAATCCTTACCAGGTATACGACTTCTCCAATCTGCAGGAGCAGCTGTCCCTGCTCCGCGATTCCAGAGCCTGCGTGGACTGGTTCCAAAGGGAGATCATCGAGCCCTATCTCGATCAGCTGACGAAGAATTTCAACAGCTCCATGAAATCTCTGGTCGAACACGTGCTTGAGCAAATCGAGCAGAACGGGATGCAGGATCTGTCCCTGGATACGATCGCCATGGAAGCCGGCGTCAGCGTATCTCAGCTGAGCAAGGCGTTTAAACAGATGACGGGCACCAATTATATGGACTATCTGACAACCGTGCGCATGAACCGCTGTAAAGAGCTGCTGCTTACGACCGACCTGCGGATTCATGAAATCGCGGAGGCCGCAGGGTATCAGCCCTCCTACTTCAATCGGATGTTCAAGAAGCTTGAAGGCGTAACGCCCGGCCAATACCGCCAGCAAGGCTCCGCCGATTAG
- the nfsA gene encoding oxygen-insensitive NADPH nitroreductase has product MNDTLSLLMNHRSIRKFTDEPVTEEQLKTIVAAGQMASTSSNVQAYSIIAITDSEKKRTLAELAGNQAYIVECPVFLIWCADLYRLKKITEPHVGDQPTYEDSTENFIVATVDAALSAQNAAVAAESLGLGIVYIGGIRNRIAEFAEMLDLPELVYPVFGMCLGHPDQQPGLRPRLPVEAVLHRESYDRAAIEEAKRYDQISADYLSKRTNGKNRTPWSEQMGKRLAEPVRLHMKEFLEGKGFMKR; this is encoded by the coding sequence ATGAACGATACGTTGTCCCTGCTGATGAATCATCGATCGATCCGGAAGTTTACGGACGAGCCTGTGACGGAGGAGCAGCTGAAGACGATTGTGGCGGCCGGGCAGATGGCATCCACCTCCAGCAATGTCCAGGCTTACAGCATTATCGCGATTACCGATTCGGAGAAGAAGAGGACATTGGCGGAACTAGCGGGGAATCAGGCGTACATTGTAGAATGTCCGGTATTTCTCATATGGTGCGCGGACCTGTACCGGCTGAAAAAAATAACAGAGCCGCATGTTGGCGACCAGCCGACGTATGAGGATTCGACCGAAAACTTCATCGTCGCGACGGTAGACGCCGCGCTCTCTGCACAGAATGCCGCCGTTGCCGCGGAATCGCTTGGCCTCGGCATCGTATATATCGGCGGGATCCGCAACAGGATTGCCGAATTTGCGGAAATGCTCGATTTGCCGGAGCTGGTCTATCCCGTATTCGGCATGTGTCTCGGCCATCCGGACCAGCAGCCGGGCCTTCGCCCGCGGCTTCCGGTGGAAGCGGTGCTGCACCGGGAAAGCTACGACCGGGCGGCGATTGAGGAAGCGAAGCGATATGATCAAATTTCCGCCGATTACCTGTCCAAGCGAACGAACGGCAAGAATCGTACGCCTTGGTCGGAGCAGATGGGCAAGCGGCTCGCTGAGCCGGTGAGACTCCATATGAAGGAATTCCTGGAGGGGAAGGGCTTCATGAAGCGGTAG
- a CDS encoding cation transporter: MKQVTLTVEGMSCNHCVNSVEGALKNAGASGTVDLASGTVSIEYDDSKVSLEALKEAIEDQGYDVVS; encoded by the coding sequence ATGAAACAAGTGACGTTAACCGTAGAAGGCATGTCCTGCAACCACTGCGTAAACTCGGTTGAAGGCGCGTTGAAGAATGCCGGAGCTTCGGGCACCGTAGATCTTGCATCGGGCACGGTAAGCATTGAATATGATGATTCCAAGGTAAGCCTTGAGGCGCTGAAGGAAGCCATCGAAGATCAGGGATACGACGTTGTATCTTAA